One genomic segment of Catalinimonas alkaloidigena includes these proteins:
- a CDS encoding glycosyltransferase, translating into MKVLTITDSFHTGGKERRLIELLKGLIKRNIECELIVLSDVVQYEELYDLGIPIHFLKRTYKKDISIFKKIYSIIKKSDPDIVQSWATMASIYVTPIVKLLNIKFVNATIADAPSHKSFFDQSMLRKKVTFPFSHAIVGNSMAGLKAYNAPLTKSYAFHNGFDLRRIGNLIPKEDIRQKFNIKTKFVVGMVGKFEDRKDYTTYINAAVKIVQERNDITFLAIGDGNNLKNTQKLVDEKLRDRIIFTGRQTKVESIINLFDIGVLTTNDKLHGEGISNAILEYMVLAKPVVASKGGGTSEIIEDQKTGFIIRPYDVEELVRKIALLIEDETLRLKMGEASAQRIHEHFSLEKMTDSYLNLYKSLVKVHA; encoded by the coding sequence ATGAAAGTTTTAACAATTACAGATTCTTTTCATACCGGAGGCAAAGAAAGAAGGTTAATTGAACTCCTGAAAGGGCTGATCAAAAGAAATATTGAGTGTGAATTGATCGTACTGTCAGATGTAGTTCAGTATGAAGAGTTATATGACCTGGGCATACCGATACATTTTTTGAAAAGGACTTATAAAAAGGACATAAGTATTTTTAAAAAAATCTATAGCATAATAAAAAAATCAGATCCTGATATCGTACAGAGTTGGGCAACAATGGCTTCAATCTACGTTACTCCCATTGTAAAACTCCTTAATATCAAATTTGTAAATGCGACTATCGCAGATGCCCCAAGTCATAAAAGTTTTTTTGATCAAAGCATGCTCAGAAAAAAAGTGACATTCCCTTTTTCTCATGCCATTGTTGGTAACTCAATGGCAGGCTTAAAAGCCTATAATGCTCCATTGACTAAAAGTTATGCATTCCATAATGGCTTTGATTTAAGAAGGATAGGGAATCTAATACCAAAAGAAGATATTAGACAAAAGTTTAATATCAAAACAAAGTTTGTTGTAGGAATGGTTGGTAAATTTGAAGATCGCAAAGACTACACGACGTATATTAATGCAGCAGTTAAAATTGTTCAGGAAAGAAATGACATCACATTTTTGGCAATAGGAGACGGTAATAACTTGAAAAATACCCAAAAATTGGTAGATGAAAAATTAAGAGATAGAATTATTTTTACGGGCAGGCAAACAAAGGTGGAATCGATTATTAACCTGTTTGACATTGGTGTACTTACCACTAATGATAAATTGCATGGAGAAGGTATTTCTAATGCTATCCTTGAGTATATGGTTCTTGCGAAGCCTGTGGTTGCAAGTAAAGGAGGAGGAACGTCTGAAATAATAGAAGATCAAAAAACAGGTTTCATCATCCGACCTTATGATGTTGAAGAATTAGTAAGAAAAATAGCTCTTTTAATTGAAGATGAAACACTTAGATTAAAGATGGGAGAGGCTAGCGCTCAAAGAATTCATGAGCATTTCAGTTTAGAAAAAATGACTGATTCTTATCTTAATTTATATAAATCATTAGTCAAAGTGCATGCTTGA